A window of the Lysinibacillus irui genome harbors these coding sequences:
- a CDS encoding ABC transporter permease → MVTSKIHLKPKEFIFFSMVYQKLMHQKPYQFILFLFSVLVHPFTYFIYRKRNHSNTFDQAFALRSQHYLENGLVAHWQKDFEQQEIAKANFFKEAVAASQIQATAKQLAQGKLQQQVEQDLLKDGIKQLTYDQFFIHLLTNKRFVALTFLPAVLFYVVLILFANPFLQFIIERILQSFIVIVGVATLVFTILYLSPFDPARNLLGVEATPEQIANFNRIHGLDQPYLSQLWNALSGLFTFDLGTSFAGKEDITHSIATKFPVTLEIAVLSLLMAIAIAIPVGIISAVRPNSYLDYTFMFIALIGLSIPSFWQGLIFILTFALKLQWFPATYNPHNWLSLIMPIIVLGTSITASIARMTRSSMLEVIHEDYIITAKAKGLNEFKVISKHAIRNAMIPIITVIGLLFGGMLGGASVTEKVFNISGIGSYIVDKQFIPDIPAILGGVVYIAITISIVNLVIDIMYAFFDPRIRSKMKKS, encoded by the coding sequence ATGGTTACTTCAAAAATTCATCTAAAACCAAAAGAATTTATTTTCTTTTCTATGGTTTATCAAAAACTAATGCATCAAAAGCCTTATCAATTCATTCTTTTTCTTTTTAGTGTTTTAGTCCACCCTTTTACATACTTTATTTATCGGAAAAGGAATCATTCTAATACCTTTGATCAGGCTTTTGCATTGCGTAGTCAGCACTACCTGGAGAATGGATTGGTTGCCCATTGGCAAAAAGATTTCGAACAACAAGAAATAGCAAAGGCCAATTTTTTTAAAGAGGCAGTAGCAGCGTCACAAATTCAGGCAACAGCTAAGCAATTAGCTCAAGGAAAGCTCCAACAGCAAGTAGAGCAAGATTTACTTAAAGATGGCATAAAACAATTAACTTATGACCAATTTTTTATTCATCTACTAACAAACAAACGATTTGTTGCTCTTACCTTTCTACCAGCTGTTTTATTTTATGTAGTACTTATCTTATTTGCGAATCCATTCCTGCAATTTATCATTGAACGTATTTTGCAAAGCTTCATTGTTATTGTTGGTGTGGCTACTTTAGTATTTACTATTTTGTATTTATCACCATTCGATCCAGCAAGAAATCTTCTTGGAGTCGAAGCAACACCAGAGCAAATTGCAAACTTTAATCGGATTCACGGTTTGGATCAACCTTATTTATCTCAGCTATGGAACGCATTATCAGGCCTATTTACATTTGATTTAGGCACATCCTTTGCAGGTAAAGAAGATATTACGCACAGCATTGCTACTAAATTTCCTGTCACATTGGAAATAGCCGTTTTGTCATTATTAATGGCTATTGCAATTGCCATTCCAGTCGGTATTATTTCAGCAGTTCGTCCAAATTCCTATTTGGATTATACATTTATGTTCATTGCTTTAATCGGATTATCTATCCCAAGCTTTTGGCAAGGTTTAATTTTTATTTTGACTTTTGCATTAAAGCTACAGTGGTTTCCAGCAACCTATAATCCTCATAATTGGTTATCGCTCATCATGCCAATTATCGTCTTGGGAACATCCATTACGGCATCCATTGCCAGAATGACAAGATCGAGCATGCTTGAGGTAATACACGAGGATTATATTATTACTGCAAAAGCAAAAGGCTTAAATGAATTTAAAGTGATTTCAAAACATGCCATTCGTAATGCCATGATTCCGATTATTACGGTGATTGGACTTCTTTTTGGGGGTATGTTGGGAGGCGCATCTGTAACGGAAAAGGTATTCAACATTAGTGGGATTGGGAGCTATATCGTCGATAAACAATTTATCCCCGATATTCCGGCCATTCTTGGAGGCGTTGTTTATATTGCCATCACGATCTCAATTGTCAATTTAGTAATTGATATCATGTATGCCTTTTTTGATCCACGCATTCGCTCAAAAATGAAGAAGTCTTAA
- a CDS encoding ABC transporter ATP-binding protein, whose product MSEKLLEINDLRVSFITGETEFEAVKDVSFHLNKGETLGIVGESGSGKSVTARSIMRLLPSPPSFLKSGTIVFKGQELTELSEKQMEGIRGQDISMIFQDPMTSTNPTIRIGDQVAESLIKHQSMSKTEAYQQTIELLKLVGIRDAEERYRQYPHEFSGGMRQRVMIAMALACNPSLLIADEPTTALDVTIQAQILKLMRDMQKKMGTSIILITHDLGVVAGMCDRIIVMKEGEIVEQGTTEEIFANAQHPYTQKLLNALPKLHEKKQPKEMANIQAGIDKHKPLIEVTHLSKEFSLGRGQTLKAVNDLSFYIYPGETLGLVGESGSGKSTTGRTILQLHQPTNGEVLYQGIPVTRLTKKQLKAMRRHMQIIFQDPYSSLNPRKKILDIIGEALDIHGLVKNHEERRQRVEELLELVGLKKEHSMRYPHEFSGGQRQRIGIARALAVEPNFIVCDEPLSALDVSIQKQIVDLLKELQHKLGLTYLFIAHDLSMVKHISDRVAVMYGGKIVELAESEELYANPQHPYTQALLRSIPIPDPKIEKQKYNDAEHNNMKVRYEVENSQLVEVSPNHWVAVSM is encoded by the coding sequence ATGAGTGAAAAGCTTTTAGAAATCAATGATCTGCGCGTGTCCTTTATCACAGGAGAAACAGAATTTGAAGCGGTGAAGGACGTGAGCTTCCATCTAAATAAGGGTGAAACACTCGGAATTGTGGGAGAGTCAGGTAGTGGGAAAAGTGTAACGGCACGTTCCATTATGCGTTTATTGCCATCACCACCTTCATTTCTGAAATCTGGCACGATTGTGTTTAAAGGGCAAGAACTCACTGAATTAAGTGAAAAACAAATGGAGGGGATTCGTGGACAAGATATTAGTATGATTTTTCAGGATCCGATGACCTCTACAAACCCTACTATTCGAATAGGGGATCAAGTTGCTGAAAGTTTAATCAAACATCAGTCCATGTCAAAAACAGAAGCCTATCAGCAAACAATAGAATTATTAAAACTTGTTGGCATTCGAGATGCAGAAGAACGGTATCGACAATACCCTCATGAATTTTCAGGTGGTATGCGTCAGCGCGTGATGATTGCCATGGCCCTCGCATGTAACCCCTCACTACTTATTGCAGATGAGCCAACAACAGCACTCGATGTAACCATTCAAGCTCAAATTTTAAAATTGATGCGAGATATGCAAAAGAAAATGGGTACATCTATTATTTTAATTACGCATGATTTGGGCGTTGTTGCCGGTATGTGTGATCGAATCATTGTGATGAAAGAGGGGGAAATTGTTGAACAGGGTACAACAGAAGAGATTTTTGCAAATGCTCAACATCCGTATACCCAAAAATTATTGAATGCGTTGCCAAAGCTACATGAGAAAAAGCAGCCAAAAGAAATGGCCAATATTCAGGCGGGTATTGATAAACATAAGCCACTAATCGAGGTAACACATTTATCAAAGGAATTCTCATTAGGCCGAGGTCAAACGCTGAAAGCAGTTAATGATTTATCATTTTATATATACCCTGGTGAAACACTAGGCCTGGTGGGTGAATCGGGTTCTGGTAAATCTACCACTGGTCGAACAATACTACAGCTTCATCAGCCTACAAACGGTGAAGTTTTGTATCAGGGGATACCCGTAACAAGGCTAACGAAAAAGCAATTAAAGGCCATGCGCCGACATATGCAAATTATTTTCCAAGATCCATATTCATCGTTAAATCCTCGCAAAAAAATTCTAGATATTATTGGGGAGGCTCTTGATATTCATGGCTTAGTAAAGAACCATGAAGAGAGACGACAACGAGTAGAGGAATTGCTAGAGCTTGTTGGTTTAAAGAAAGAACATTCTATGCGTTATCCTCATGAATTTTCAGGTGGTCAACGACAACGTATAGGTATTGCTAGAGCATTAGCAGTTGAACCAAATTTTATCGTTTGTGATGAGCCCTTATCAGCACTAGATGTTTCGATTCAAAAACAAATTGTTGATTTATTGAAGGAATTACAACATAAACTAGGTTTGACGTATTTATTTATTGCACATGATTTATCAATGGTGAAACATATCAGTGATCGTGTAGCAGTCATGTATGGTGGTAAAATTGTAGAATTGGCGGAAAGCGAGGAGTTGTATGCTAACCCTCAGCATCCCTATACACAAGCATTATTACGTTCTATTCCAATTCCAGATCCGAAAATTGAGAAACAGAAATATAATGACGCTGAACATAATAATATGAAAGTTCGATACGAAGTAGAAAATAGTCAACTTGTAGAGGTCTCTCCGAATCATTGGGTAGCTGTATCAATGTGA
- a CDS encoding thermonuclease family protein, whose translation MKMQDVKTLITSGTIILAVALYMIFGRAPAEEKDTKTATDQGIISIEQVEEETGNKRFEIDYIKAYDGDTIQATINGKKRKIRLLMVDTPEMNYNKGGAQPYAEQAKEYTINLLEKAKKIEAVYDIGPETDNYDRMLAYVFVDDVLLQESLLDEGLAVVRYIHKPNNTFEDDFRAIQQKAQEAKLNIWSHDDYFQKDGFHPEVID comes from the coding sequence ATGAAAATGCAAGATGTAAAAACATTAATAACAAGTGGTACGATTATTCTTGCTGTAGCATTGTACATGATATTTGGCAGAGCTCCTGCGGAAGAGAAAGATACAAAAACAGCTACAGATCAAGGTATTATATCCATTGAACAAGTGGAAGAAGAAACAGGAAATAAACGCTTTGAGATAGACTATATTAAAGCATATGATGGCGATACGATTCAGGCGACAATTAATGGGAAGAAACGCAAAATTCGCCTATTAATGGTGGACACTCCTGAAATGAATTACAACAAAGGTGGAGCTCAGCCATATGCGGAGCAGGCAAAAGAATACACAATCAATTTATTGGAAAAGGCTAAAAAGATTGAAGCAGTCTATGATATTGGACCAGAAACTGACAATTATGACCGCATGTTAGCCTATGTCTTTGTGGATGATGTCCTCTTGCAGGAGTCCTTATTAGATGAAGGTCTTGCTGTTGTACGTTATATCCATAAACCAAATAATACATTTGAAGATGATTTCAGAGCTATTCAACAAAAGGCACAAGAGGCAAAGTTAAATAT